Proteins encoded within one genomic window of Oncorhynchus nerka isolate Pitt River linkage group LG17, Oner_Uvic_2.0, whole genome shotgun sequence:
- the LOC135561445 gene encoding uncharacterized protein DDB_G0280205-like, with translation MDEREALKRQIDLLQNLINNHRSIHGDAPSCSGQQWHPARPPARGRSPSSFFSPTFPSRGGPHPPQPTGHWRKSYTLSSKTSSSQHSRPTTQTAKPSLEQQGRPIQITKPSLDSAAPNSSTGFLSLHATDTLQSSHSSKDPARGEKDGTKWATSRDLTGPRGQQYALTGGVRRSMMGTGSGSTAIETETEPGRGRTGPGGKAGLGVSAKSIGLGLPLIMTAPGQMDLSGVPAKMTTIATRVQSTAQLHIKHCVTGNTAAKQVVPKATSNSNPTPSDANSLPLPLPPPLSAPPSASLRPRSKLTSAQPASSPQNHSKFTWVKSHQPGGVRPSQARIESRPPDNLITSVTTTVSHSGVPSSFSSSPSSSRKAFAPRKKVARRLSLSTAVPKTSKYTWVSSAAGVQARLSRKPLSPKDLALALPQRAAEGLVAKKPKSPNPLAKQRKAAAASCSTTLSSRYCWKAGSGEGADWLWDRVQRWVSVPLDL, from the exons ATGGATGAGAGAGAAGCGCTGAAAAGGCAAATCGATCTGTTGCAAA ATCTCATCAATAACCATAGAAGTATCCATGGGGATGCCCCTTCTTGTTCTGGCCAGCAGTGGCACCCAGCGAGACCACCAGCCCGAGGCAGGAGTCCCAGCTCATTTTTCAGCCCCACATTCCCCTCGCGTGGTGGGCCTcacccacctcaacccacaggACACTGGAGGAAGAGCTACACTCTCAGTAGCAAGACCAGCTCATCCCAGCACAGTAGACCTACTACACAGACTGCCAAGCCCTCTCTAGAGCAGCAGGGTAGACCAATACAGATTACCAAGCCCTCTTTAGATTCTGCAGCACCCAACTCCTCTACTGGGTTCCTGTCCCTTCATGCTACAGATACCTTACAGTCCAGCCACAGCAGTAAGGACCCAGctagaggagagaaggatggaacAAAATGGGCTACGTCTAGGGATCTAACAGGGCCAAGGGGCCAGCAGTACGCACTCACAGGGGGAGTGAGACGATCTATGATGGGGACAGGCAGTGGATCCAcagctatagagacagagactgaaCCCGGCAGAGGAAGGACAGGACCTGGGGGCAAGGCTGGGCTGGGAGTTTCGGCGAAGAGCATAGGACTTGGGCTGCCTCTGATAATGACCGCCCCTGGACAAATGGACTTGTCAGGTGTCCCTGCCAAAATGACCACCATTGCCACCAGGGTTCAGAGCACTGCTCAGCTACATATTAAACATTGCGTGACTGGGAATACAGCAGCTAAGCAGGTTGTCCCCAAGGCAACCTCCAACAGCAACCCCACCCCTAGCGATGCCAATTCACTTCCTCTACcccttccacctcctctctctgctccccctagTGCCTCTCTCCGTCCCAGGTCCAAGCTcacctcagcccagccagccTCCTCTCCACAGAACCACTCCAAGTTTACCTGGGTGAAGAGCCATCAGCCAGGAGGAGTCAGGCCCAGCCAGGCCAGAATAGAGTCCCGGCCCCCAGATAATCTAATCACATCTGTCACCACCACAGTCTCCCATTCTGGGGTCCCTAGCAGTTTCTCATCCAGCCCCAGTTCCAGTAGGAAAGCCTTTGCCCCCAGAAAAAAGGTTGCCCGTAGGCTCAGTTTATCCACTGCAGTCCCTAAGACCTCCAAGTACACCTGGGTGTCCTCCGCTGCAGGGGTCCAGGCTAGGCTGTCCCGGAAGCCTCTCTCACCCAAAGACCTGGCCCTGGCTCTGCCCCAGAGAGCTGCAGAGGGGTTGGTTGCCAAGAAACCAAAATCCCCAAATCCTTTAGCCAAGCAGCGTAAGGCAGCAGCGGCCTCCTGCTCTACTACCCTCAGTAGTCGCTACTGCTGGAAGGCAGGTTCTGGGGAGGGGGCAGACTGGCTCTGGGACAGGGTCCAGAGGTGGGTCTCTGTTCCGCTGGACCTCTGA